A genomic window from Rhodococcus sp. KBS0724 includes:
- a CDS encoding DUF6745 domain-containing protein → MSAAPIYSPSRHRASFIENVEAVQNVWLEHGLCTRPSDRDTAEWAVAQLYRRSGFPEPEFVWVPSPPAGSDLIVAEGLSMSMSLDSNRLRGASACFASMFSDSRRRMDAYIARRRSDWPNERWWIDAARVQSLEESVGLGISPDRIVRAAVWDSLHTTLFDGVAAAIRTLSTPVAGSVTWYGQQEAHRIAYYDLYRRCDLVSFHADDDQLLDIHAALAGATGWWWAFDTMCIMSERPTALRSEPIPGRMHSERRLHDSDSPAVEFGDGQAVYVQHGTIVPSWVVLDPTVERIAGERNVEVRRCAIERIGWDTYIDTAGLELVDKADDPGNAGHMLQLYASPDGWGRDGRILLAVNGSLERDGRRRRYGIYVPGWFSSALDAAGWTYGINGADYARLVRRT, encoded by the coding sequence GTGAGCGCCGCGCCGATTTATTCGCCGTCTCGACACCGAGCATCATTCATCGAGAACGTCGAAGCTGTGCAGAATGTGTGGCTGGAACACGGACTCTGCACACGCCCCTCCGATCGAGACACTGCAGAATGGGCTGTCGCGCAACTGTATCGGCGATCAGGATTTCCGGAACCGGAGTTCGTCTGGGTTCCCTCGCCGCCGGCTGGATCGGACCTCATCGTTGCAGAGGGCTTGTCGATGTCGATGTCGTTGGACAGCAACCGACTTCGCGGCGCTTCCGCCTGCTTTGCGAGTATGTTTTCGGATTCGCGCAGGCGGATGGACGCGTACATCGCGCGTAGAAGATCAGACTGGCCGAACGAACGCTGGTGGATCGACGCCGCACGCGTTCAATCACTCGAGGAATCGGTGGGTCTCGGAATCAGCCCAGATCGAATCGTCAGAGCGGCTGTCTGGGACTCGTTGCACACCACACTGTTCGACGGGGTTGCAGCTGCGATACGGACGTTGTCCACTCCTGTCGCCGGAAGTGTGACATGGTACGGACAGCAGGAAGCGCATCGAATCGCCTACTACGACTTGTACCGTCGATGTGATCTTGTTTCTTTCCATGCCGACGATGACCAACTACTCGACATTCACGCCGCGCTGGCAGGTGCAACTGGATGGTGGTGGGCGTTCGACACCATGTGCATCATGTCGGAACGGCCCACCGCCCTGCGTAGCGAGCCCATCCCCGGCAGAATGCACAGCGAACGTCGATTACACGATTCAGATTCTCCAGCAGTTGAATTCGGTGACGGACAAGCTGTCTATGTCCAGCACGGGACAATTGTCCCGAGCTGGGTAGTCCTCGATCCGACGGTCGAACGCATTGCAGGCGAACGTAATGTCGAGGTCCGCCGCTGCGCGATCGAACGGATCGGGTGGGACACGTACATCGATACGGCGGGGCTCGAACTGGTTGACAAAGCTGATGATCCAGGCAATGCCGGTCACATGCTGCAGCTCTATGCATCACCGGACGGCTGGGGGCGTGATGGCCGAATCTTGCTTGCAGTCAACGGTTCTCTCGAACGTGACGGTAGGCGCCGTCGTTACGGGATCTACGTCCCCGGATGGTTCTCGTCAGCCCTCGATGCCGCAGGCTGGACCTACGGTATCAACGGTGCCGATTACGCCCGTCTCGTTCGTCGAACCTGA
- a CDS encoding helix-turn-helix domain-containing protein yields the protein MDEFASVLRAWRDRVQPEHVGLPPGTGRRARGLRREELAMLAGVSVDYIVRLEQGRATNPSAQLLGALARALRLTDEERDHLYRVAGVAIPTPASLPRHVGPSVQRIVDRLGDIPVGVFSAAHDILLWNPLWAALLGDPSLRSGIQRNLVWLVFSEEITTVTHTAVGEDEFRADLVADLRSAVGRYPDDAPLRELVDRLLAESDEFAARWAQAHVALHRSSRKTVHTRTVGDITVDCDVLSAPGSGDLRIVVYTVAPGSADADKLDLLRVAGLQDLSHRST from the coding sequence ATGGACGAGTTCGCAAGTGTGCTGCGCGCATGGCGTGACCGTGTGCAACCTGAGCACGTCGGTCTGCCACCAGGTACTGGTCGACGGGCCAGAGGGCTTCGACGGGAAGAGCTCGCGATGCTCGCCGGAGTCAGCGTCGATTACATCGTGCGACTCGAACAAGGCCGGGCGACCAACCCCTCGGCGCAACTGCTCGGTGCGCTTGCCCGGGCATTGCGCCTAACCGACGAAGAGCGCGACCACCTGTACCGAGTCGCCGGGGTCGCCATTCCGACACCTGCCTCATTGCCGCGACATGTGGGTCCGAGCGTTCAGCGGATCGTGGACCGTCTCGGCGACATTCCCGTCGGCGTGTTCAGTGCGGCGCATGACATTCTGCTGTGGAATCCCCTGTGGGCAGCACTGCTCGGCGATCCCTCACTTCGGTCCGGGATTCAGCGCAACCTTGTCTGGCTGGTGTTCTCCGAAGAAATCACGACTGTCACCCATACCGCTGTCGGAGAAGACGAATTCAGAGCGGATCTAGTGGCGGACCTGAGATCCGCTGTGGGGCGCTACCCCGACGACGCACCGCTACGAGAACTCGTGGACCGACTGCTCGCCGAATCCGACGAGTTCGCAGCGCGCTGGGCGCAGGCACACGTGGCGCTGCACCGCTCCAGCCGAAAGACCGTGCACACCCGCACCGTTGGTGACATCACGGTCGATTGCGATGTTCTCAGCGCGCCCGGTAGCGGCGATCTGCGGATCGTCGTCTACACAGTCGCGCCCGGATCCGCCGACGCAGACAAGCTCGATCTGCTTCGCGTCGCCGGCCTGCAGGATCTGTCGCACCGGTCAACGTAG
- a CDS encoding maleylpyruvate isomerase family mycothiol-dependent enzyme, whose protein sequence is MDVKAHILAERRELVSLLETLSPDQWSTPSLCGNWSVRDVAIHVSMDSVTMPRYFLAALHHRSASRVNEHYVTTQNNVPTDILVDRLADSATTSWFARYAPRLTLSDHVVHQQDIRRPLGLGRTIDPDRLRLVLDRPDPFAQPRRFTKGLRFTASDLPWEHGTGPEVHGRAEALALAMVGRPSVLDDLEGDGVDMLRTRMIH, encoded by the coding sequence ATGGACGTAAAAGCTCACATCCTCGCCGAACGGCGAGAGTTAGTCTCCCTACTCGAGACTTTGAGCCCCGACCAATGGTCGACCCCGTCGCTCTGCGGAAACTGGTCGGTGCGCGACGTGGCGATACACGTGTCGATGGACTCCGTCACCATGCCCCGTTATTTCCTTGCAGCACTGCATCATCGATCCGCTAGTCGTGTCAACGAGCATTACGTCACCACGCAGAACAATGTGCCGACCGACATCCTGGTCGATCGTCTCGCAGATTCGGCGACCACGAGTTGGTTCGCGAGATATGCCCCACGCCTCACCCTGTCTGACCACGTTGTGCATCAACAGGACATCAGGCGGCCGCTCGGGCTAGGTCGAACGATCGATCCAGATCGTTTACGACTCGTGCTCGATCGGCCCGATCCATTTGCGCAGCCTCGCCGATTCACCAAAGGACTCCGATTCACCGCATCCGATCTCCCCTGGGAACACGGCACCGGACCCGAAGTCCACGGGCGCGCGGAGGCGTTAGCTCTCGCCATGGTCGGGAGGCCATCGGTGCTCGATGATCTGGAAGGCGACGGCGTCGACATGCTCCGCACTCGCATGATTCATTGA
- a CDS encoding PQQ-binding-like beta-propeller repeat protein yields the protein MQLRLKEHWKLVCLGVALIVATAMIIVSTLSGSPRSDMPPSNNSGSTAKQNVVDIDLSHPPQQAWELDAQSLTDNSGDVLLSMPHSLDSYYGYGNVYEVGNILVAASAYPLPKTSESSSSQGVGDVSLIGVDPDSGTPLWETRIGGALSQCSQQNESTIIACWGNRRVIFVDTSTGTLLSDLGTDFDVTGATISGDTVYTSGETVEGALRTRILSSGNTTDLTANFRRAIEPSQEFGSLYAFPSTDTAIAMERGSGDPQYRYTIYDLSSGAERFRFEGDSLAPVGDGLFLTSVGGRSGYVGTQNLLDSDGSTIRAIPIPSSGASRFPSKPSTSMPMFLGDGAYDPSSGDELWRSSQLNNSQMAGTTSAIVAIVGRATLVASPETRTISALDTESGRQLWQTPWQDAYWVRNGVTDGEHFVFSDYTGIHSIRSRDGKMMWSIPLPAEVDPREVVISSAGDNMTFSWRNHFTVWR from the coding sequence ATGCAGCTACGGTTGAAAGAACACTGGAAGTTGGTCTGCCTCGGAGTCGCATTGATCGTCGCTACTGCGATGATCATCGTCTCGACACTTTCGGGCTCACCAAGGTCGGACATGCCTCCGAGCAATAACAGCGGATCGACCGCAAAGCAGAACGTGGTCGACATAGATCTCTCTCATCCGCCTCAGCAAGCATGGGAACTGGACGCCCAATCACTCACAGACAATTCCGGCGACGTGCTGCTGTCAATGCCGCACTCGCTTGATTCCTACTACGGCTATGGCAACGTGTACGAGGTCGGAAATATACTGGTGGCGGCAAGTGCATATCCACTGCCCAAGACCTCCGAATCTTCCTCGAGCCAAGGCGTCGGTGACGTTTCACTGATCGGCGTGGATCCCGACAGCGGGACTCCCCTGTGGGAGACACGAATCGGAGGCGCTCTCAGTCAATGCAGTCAGCAGAACGAGTCAACGATCATCGCATGCTGGGGTAATCGACGGGTGATCTTTGTCGACACCTCCACCGGCACACTGTTGTCCGACCTCGGGACCGACTTCGACGTCACTGGTGCCACTATCAGCGGGGACACGGTTTACACGTCAGGAGAAACAGTAGAAGGCGCCCTCCGAACGCGGATCTTGTCAAGCGGCAACACAACTGACCTGACTGCCAACTTCCGTCGGGCAATCGAACCAAGCCAAGAGTTCGGTTCACTGTATGCATTCCCGTCCACCGACACCGCAATCGCAATGGAACGGGGAAGCGGCGATCCCCAGTATCGATACACGATCTACGATCTAAGTTCCGGCGCAGAACGATTCCGGTTCGAGGGCGATTCGCTAGCCCCCGTCGGGGACGGCCTGTTCCTGACCAGTGTCGGCGGGCGATCAGGGTACGTCGGCACACAGAACCTGCTGGATTCCGATGGATCTACGATCCGCGCGATTCCCATCCCTTCCTCGGGGGCATCGCGATTCCCGAGCAAGCCTTCGACATCGATGCCGATGTTTCTCGGCGATGGTGCATACGACCCCTCTTCCGGTGACGAGCTCTGGCGCAGTTCGCAATTGAACAATTCTCAAATGGCAGGCACGACTAGCGCTATCGTCGCGATCGTCGGCAGAGCAACCCTGGTTGCCTCACCCGAGACCCGAACTATCTCCGCTCTCGACACCGAGTCCGGACGTCAACTCTGGCAGACCCCCTGGCAAGACGCGTATTGGGTACGGAACGGGGTAACGGACGGCGAACATTTCGTCTTCAGTGACTACACGGGCATACACTCGATCCGATCCCGCGATGGAAAAATGATGTGGTCGATTCCGCTTCCAGCAGAAGTCGATCCGCGGGAGGTCGTCATCTCGAGCGCCGGAGACAATATGACGTTCTCCTGGCGAAATCACTTCACGGTGTGGCGTTAG
- a CDS encoding DUF1330 domain-containing protein, with protein sequence MSESYAVGILNDVVMGDDITEYLQRIDSTLAPFDGHFIIHGGSPDVREGQWTGDLIILRFPTSDAARHWYNSDAYQAIVPLRINNSLGTVAIFEGVDRQHRATDILN encoded by the coding sequence ATGAGTGAAAGTTACGCAGTCGGCATCCTCAACGACGTAGTCATGGGAGACGACATCACCGAATACCTTCAGCGCATCGACAGCACCCTCGCACCGTTCGATGGCCATTTCATCATTCATGGAGGCTCGCCAGACGTCCGCGAAGGACAATGGACGGGCGATCTCATCATCCTCCGATTCCCCACGTCCGACGCTGCCCGACATTGGTACAACTCCGACGCCTACCAAGCTATTGTCCCGCTTCGAATCAACAACTCGCTCGGCACCGTGGCCATTTTCGAAGGCGTCGACCGACAACACCGGGCAACCGACATTCTCAACTGA
- a CDS encoding SDR family NAD(P)-dependent oxidoreductase: MTTTLISGANRSLGLETARRLIDAGHTVYAGMRDLASASEVQSLGAHPVQLDVTDQHSIDVALAQLPALDVLVNNAGVLGGSFGVDDLNAAAMQEVFDTNVFGIVRLTQTALPLLRRSPNPVIVNVASGVGFARALSTPGSDEHFVQAVPYASSKAAVIALTVQYAKNLPEFRINASDPGYTSTDFNRHTGHQTIVEGTDATVMLAQLGHDGPTGKFFDRAGSIEY; the protein is encoded by the coding sequence ATGACCACAACACTTATTTCAGGAGCCAACCGCAGCCTCGGGCTGGAGACCGCGCGCCGGCTCATCGACGCCGGGCATACCGTCTACGCCGGGATGCGAGATCTCGCGTCAGCTTCCGAGGTGCAGAGCCTCGGCGCTCACCCCGTCCAACTCGACGTCACGGATCAGCACAGCATTGACGTTGCGCTCGCACAATTGCCCGCGCTCGACGTCCTCGTGAACAATGCCGGCGTACTCGGCGGGTCTTTCGGCGTCGACGACCTGAACGCCGCGGCCATGCAGGAAGTTTTCGATACGAATGTCTTTGGCATCGTGCGTCTTACACAGACCGCGCTTCCGCTGCTTCGGCGCTCGCCGAACCCGGTGATCGTCAATGTTGCCTCCGGCGTGGGATTTGCGCGAGCACTGAGCACGCCTGGCTCCGATGAGCACTTTGTGCAAGCCGTTCCGTACGCGAGCTCGAAAGCGGCGGTGATCGCGTTGACCGTGCAGTACGCGAAGAACCTGCCGGAGTTCCGGATCAACGCCAGCGATCCCGGCTACACGAGCACCGACTTCAACAGGCACACTGGACATCAAACCATCGTCGAAGGAACCGATGCGACGGTGATGTTGGCCCAACTTGGTCACGATGGACCTACCGGAAAGTTCTTCGACCGTGCCGGCAGTATCGAGTACTGA
- a CDS encoding HNH endonuclease signature motif containing protein, translated as MTIVSDSIAVGDVVAGSAVGVRARLWRLRPAEIRDVAVSVSAEILRLEAIRVAAIDELALNPDEQVLCYRGVGRWLAANTMLQNSAGNKIAALGAALRVFPDIAAQFEAGDLSLDHAALIAAFCESPPKGMPDIALMPSLKTLLAAASGVEATTVKVRYAIAVLERIFESDEHPPGEDNDLNALRIAPTLNGRVVIKGDFDALTGEMLLSALSGLSMPKPAADGTPDARSAAKRTADAFTELIRRYLDNAVTGIDGGQRPHVNVHITAKDLAEHRECATMRSDTAANDEEEFGDSEPGVEDLDVGYMPWMGPLSVSKTRMLACDCMLSTVLMDGKGAPLDATPLKRLVTAEQRIALIARDKGCAFPNCDAVPAWCDAHHIKPWSTGGLTVMDNLTLLCRSHHTLIHSTSGFRGIWEIKMGSDHKPWFIPPSAIDPKQRRRRSTTRQGPVHRD; from the coding sequence ATGACCATTGTTAGCGATTCAATTGCGGTGGGGGATGTTGTAGCCGGTTCGGCTGTGGGTGTGCGCGCCAGGTTGTGGCGGTTACGTCCGGCCGAGATTCGTGATGTTGCCGTGTCGGTGTCGGCGGAAATTCTTCGGCTGGAAGCGATTCGAGTGGCCGCGATCGACGAATTGGCCCTGAATCCGGATGAACAAGTGCTCTGCTACCGCGGTGTGGGTCGGTGGTTGGCAGCGAATACGATGCTGCAGAACTCGGCCGGCAACAAGATCGCTGCTCTCGGTGCTGCACTGCGGGTGTTCCCGGATATTGCTGCGCAATTCGAAGCCGGTGACCTCTCGCTCGATCATGCGGCGTTGATCGCCGCTTTCTGTGAATCCCCACCGAAAGGGATGCCGGACATCGCGTTAATGCCAAGCCTGAAGACCCTTCTCGCCGCCGCATCCGGAGTAGAGGCTACGACTGTCAAGGTGCGGTATGCGATCGCTGTTCTGGAGCGGATTTTCGAATCCGACGAGCATCCGCCCGGCGAGGATAACGACCTGAATGCGCTACGCATCGCGCCGACATTGAATGGTCGGGTCGTCATCAAGGGCGATTTCGATGCGTTGACCGGCGAGATGCTGTTATCGGCGCTGTCCGGTCTGTCGATGCCGAAACCCGCTGCCGACGGGACGCCAGATGCGCGGTCGGCAGCGAAACGCACCGCCGACGCTTTCACCGAACTCATCCGCCGCTATCTCGACAATGCTGTCACCGGGATTGACGGTGGTCAGCGTCCGCATGTGAATGTGCACATCACCGCGAAAGACCTTGCCGAGCATCGCGAATGTGCCACCATGCGCAGCGATACCGCAGCAAACGACGAAGAAGAATTCGGCGACAGTGAGCCGGGAGTCGAAGATCTCGACGTCGGCTACATGCCCTGGATGGGGCCGCTCAGTGTGAGCAAAACCCGGATGCTCGCGTGCGACTGCATGCTCTCCACCGTCCTGATGGACGGCAAGGGTGCACCCCTGGATGCGACTCCACTCAAACGTCTCGTCACGGCCGAACAACGTATCGCGTTGATTGCCCGGGACAAGGGCTGCGCCTTCCCCAACTGTGATGCCGTACCGGCGTGGTGCGACGCGCACCATATAAAACCCTGGTCAACGGGCGGTTTGACGGTCATGGACAACCTCACGTTGCTCTGCCGCAGCCACCACACGCTGATTCACAGCACATCGGGGTTCCGCGGAATCTGGGAAATCAAAATGGGTTCCGATCACAAACCATGGTTCATCCCACCGTCGGCGATCGACCCGAAACAACGACGCCGACGCTCCACCACCCGGCAAGGCCCCGTCCACCGAGACTGA
- a CDS encoding FAD-dependent oxidoreductase has product MAVPNRVVMPAMDMNLCEDGEIEKGDIDHFVARAAGGTGLIITGACAVAYPVGSASTKEPGLSEDRFIPGLTALADAVHTAGSKLCVQMTHHGRIARIDTVQDRPMLVPSTPSVPRDRSALADNTPEELKKMGAVTAGKPDTYHEATQDDIDWLVRTFVEAAGRVKAAGADAVEIHCAHGYVLGGFLSRADNKRTDGYGGSMENRARLAVEVIRAVKAEVGDTLAVLVRVAGREFGEEDGLTTEEAVAASKMFEVAGADAIHVTGWARNSFSNFTDGPLPDKVGAYIELAGAVKSAVSIPVITVGRVLPEVGDKAIAEGKADFAAMGRQLLADPQLVNKLKAGTPERVRPCINCYVCVQENFWDGTPLCAVNPALGNETMLPLVRTATPKHVVVVGAGPGGLEVARVASERGHRVTVLDKSDRLGGTLWFSSLTTPDNGRLLKWLKVEVERLGVDIRLNTEATVASIKALDADVVVVATGAVRDRPSVPGGDLPHVHTGDTLRALMTGAGDTSQVPPFLRVMAKLGKLSGITKSPAAIRTVTRKFLPMGKNVVVIGGSLVGLELSEFLAERGRNVTLVEEGQQLGVPMAMPRRWTAVRHANEMGVTIHRNATVQRITKEHVEFRVGDKTLTAPADIVVVASGVSAQAPLADALVGVVSNVQVVGDAVEVDYIEGAIHTAWKVATTL; this is encoded by the coding sequence ATGGCCGTCCCTAATCGCGTGGTTATGCCCGCTATGGATATGAACCTCTGTGAAGACGGTGAGATCGAGAAGGGCGACATCGACCACTTCGTGGCGCGTGCGGCCGGCGGAACAGGGCTGATCATCACCGGTGCTTGCGCTGTCGCCTATCCGGTCGGATCCGCAAGCACCAAGGAACCGGGCTTGTCCGAGGATCGGTTCATTCCCGGTCTCACAGCGCTTGCCGACGCCGTCCACACAGCAGGTAGCAAGCTGTGTGTTCAGATGACGCACCACGGCAGGATCGCGCGGATCGACACGGTCCAGGACCGCCCGATGTTGGTCCCGTCGACGCCTTCTGTTCCCCGTGACAGGTCTGCTCTGGCCGACAACACTCCCGAAGAGCTGAAGAAGATGGGAGCTGTTACCGCAGGAAAGCCGGATACCTATCACGAGGCCACCCAGGATGACATCGACTGGCTGGTGCGCACTTTCGTCGAGGCTGCCGGGCGAGTGAAGGCTGCGGGCGCCGACGCCGTTGAAATTCACTGCGCGCACGGCTACGTCCTCGGTGGTTTCTTGAGTCGGGCCGACAACAAGCGCACCGACGGGTACGGCGGTTCCATGGAGAATCGGGCGCGGTTGGCGGTCGAGGTGATTCGAGCAGTCAAGGCGGAGGTCGGGGACACGTTAGCGGTCTTGGTCCGCGTCGCAGGACGTGAGTTCGGTGAAGAAGACGGCCTGACCACCGAGGAAGCTGTCGCGGCGTCGAAGATGTTCGAGGTTGCCGGCGCCGATGCGATCCACGTCACGGGCTGGGCCCGCAATTCCTTCTCGAATTTCACCGATGGCCCGCTGCCGGACAAGGTCGGCGCGTACATCGAACTGGCCGGCGCAGTGAAGTCGGCCGTGTCCATCCCAGTCATCACCGTCGGCCGGGTACTGCCCGAAGTTGGCGACAAGGCAATTGCCGAAGGCAAAGCCGATTTCGCGGCGATGGGACGCCAACTGCTCGCTGATCCTCAATTGGTGAACAAGCTCAAAGCCGGGACACCGGAGCGCGTCCGTCCCTGCATCAATTGTTATGTGTGTGTTCAGGAAAACTTCTGGGACGGCACTCCGCTGTGTGCGGTGAACCCCGCCTTGGGTAACGAAACAATGCTTCCGCTCGTGCGCACCGCTACACCGAAGCACGTTGTTGTTGTCGGCGCGGGTCCCGGCGGACTCGAGGTTGCTCGCGTGGCGTCCGAGCGCGGACACCGAGTTACAGTGCTGGACAAGTCCGATCGTCTCGGCGGCACACTCTGGTTCTCCAGCCTTACGACGCCGGACAACGGGCGTCTGCTGAAGTGGCTGAAGGTAGAGGTCGAGCGTTTGGGTGTTGACATCCGGTTGAACACGGAGGCCACCGTCGCTTCGATCAAGGCCCTGGATGCGGACGTAGTTGTGGTGGCCACGGGCGCAGTTCGTGATCGGCCCAGCGTTCCCGGTGGTGATCTGCCGCACGTGCACACCGGTGACACGTTGCGCGCCTTGATGACCGGTGCCGGTGACACTTCGCAGGTACCGCCTTTCCTTCGGGTCATGGCCAAGCTGGGCAAGCTCTCCGGCATCACCAAGAGCCCCGCCGCAATCCGAACTGTGACTCGCAAGTTCCTGCCGATGGGCAAGAACGTCGTGGTCATCGGTGGTTCTCTTGTCGGACTGGAACTTTCGGAATTCCTGGCCGAGCGTGGCCGCAACGTGACGCTGGTCGAGGAAGGTCAGCAACTCGGTGTGCCGATGGCGATGCCGCGTCGCTGGACTGCTGTTCGGCACGCAAACGAGATGGGTGTGACCATTCATCGCAACGCAACGGTCCAGCGAATTACCAAGGAGCACGTCGAGTTCCGCGTCGGCGACAAGACGCTGACCGCTCCGGCGGACATCGTTGTCGTGGCTTCCGGTGTCTCGGCACAGGCGCCGCTCGCCGACGCGCTGGTAGGCGTGGTCTCCAACGTGCAGGTAGTAGGCGATGCAGTCGAGGTCGATTACATCGAGGGTGCAATTCATACTGCGTGGAAAGTCGCAACAACTCTGTGA
- a CDS encoding dihydrofolate reductase family protein, which translates to MKLTTITNISLDGVMQGLGGADEDRRGGFERGGWALPLFGTDKEGATFVEEVYQRADAFLFGRLTYEIFARYWGVMEDSGNPIATALNTRPKYVASTTLAEPSWANTTILSGDVAAAIRELKAKPGGELQVHGSGNLVRWLFDNQLVDEITLLIYPIVIGQGTRLFPDSGPDIALDLVDSRVTPRGVTIQVYRPTGRPQYATANATP; encoded by the coding sequence ATGAAACTGACGACAATCACAAATATCTCCCTCGACGGCGTTATGCAGGGGCTCGGCGGGGCAGATGAGGATCGCAGGGGCGGATTCGAGCGTGGCGGATGGGCGTTGCCGTTGTTCGGTACCGATAAGGAGGGCGCGACGTTCGTCGAGGAGGTCTACCAACGGGCAGACGCTTTCCTGTTCGGCCGACTGACCTACGAGATCTTCGCGAGATACTGGGGAGTGATGGAAGATTCGGGTAACCCCATCGCAACGGCGTTGAACACGCGACCGAAGTACGTGGCGTCGACCACGCTCGCCGAACCGAGCTGGGCGAACACAACCATCCTCTCCGGCGACGTCGCGGCGGCCATCCGAGAGCTGAAAGCCAAGCCTGGGGGTGAGTTGCAGGTACACGGCAGCGGCAACCTGGTTCGCTGGCTGTTCGACAACCAGCTCGTCGACGAGATCACCCTGTTGATCTATCCCATAGTCATCGGCCAGGGCACGCGGCTATTTCCCGACTCAGGTCCCGATATCGCACTGGACCTGGTCGATTCGCGAGTCACTCCGAGGGGCGTGACAATTCAGGTCTACCGGCCGACCGGACGGCCGCAGTATGCCACCGCTAACGCCACACCGTGA
- a CDS encoding alpha/beta hydrolase, giving the protein MRFALNDLLVDIPAAKIDEARAFYASRVAGRGPSTYEELTKVRASTSAPAPTDPPAIEEIVETAGIAVPVRIFTPTAGPARGIYLDIHGGGFYMSSAARGDARNRELADTLGIAVVSVDYRLAPENPWPAAPDDCEAVALWLVEHADSRFGTSRLAIGGSSAGATLALATLLRLRDKGAVDRFTCAALQFGTYDLSAQTPAGRQIADEYFIQAYAGHIEDRTAPDISPIYGDLRGLPPALIVIGTADVLLEDNLALAGRLVAAGNNGEFRIYPESPHGFTGHPTAIARTARDGVDVWLRERLAQP; this is encoded by the coding sequence GTGCGGTTCGCACTGAACGATCTACTGGTCGATATTCCTGCGGCAAAGATTGATGAAGCTCGAGCCTTCTACGCGTCGCGGGTGGCCGGCCGCGGTCCCAGCACATACGAAGAGTTGACGAAGGTTCGGGCGAGTACGTCTGCGCCGGCCCCCACCGATCCACCGGCGATCGAAGAAATCGTCGAGACCGCGGGAATAGCTGTCCCCGTGAGGATCTTCACTCCCACGGCCGGCCCAGCGCGGGGAATCTATCTGGACATCCACGGGGGCGGCTTCTACATGAGCTCCGCAGCCCGAGGAGACGCACGCAACCGGGAGCTGGCAGACACGCTCGGCATCGCCGTCGTCAGCGTCGACTACCGACTGGCACCCGAAAACCCCTGGCCGGCCGCTCCCGATGATTGTGAAGCAGTGGCGCTCTGGCTCGTCGAACATGCCGATTCCCGCTTCGGAACATCCCGCCTGGCGATCGGCGGCAGCTCAGCGGGAGCGACACTCGCTCTGGCAACCCTGCTCCGACTCAGAGACAAGGGAGCCGTCGACAGATTCACCTGTGCTGCACTACAGTTCGGCACCTATGACCTGAGCGCGCAAACCCCGGCGGGACGCCAGATAGCAGACGAGTACTTCATCCAGGCCTACGCAGGCCACATAGAAGACCGCACTGCCCCGGACATCTCCCCTATATACGGCGACCTCCGTGGCCTCCCCCCGGCGCTGATTGTCATCGGAACCGCAGACGTACTGCTGGAAGACAACCTCGCGTTGGCAGGTCGGCTTGTCGCCGCCGGAAATAACGGCGAGTTCCGGATCTATCCCGAGTCTCCGCACGGGTTCACGGGTCACCCCACGGCAATTGCAAGAACAGCACGTGATGGCGTCGATGTCTGGCTACGCGAGAGACTCGCCCAACCGTAG
- a CDS encoding putative immunity protein gives MILPKVRDPRFVTIRRGGTLTDSDHHLLALWAAACAEHVLDLFESERPQDPRPREAIENARAWVRGEVTMMQSRAAGGHAMGAARDLRGPARHAAYAAGQAGAVPHVAAHELGAAAYAIKAARAAATEGGGVAAGRLECQWQREQLPAAIRELVLDDQRLRNDICWSVFDG, from the coding sequence ATGATCCTCCCCAAGGTTCGGGATCCACGTTTCGTGACGATCCGTCGTGGAGGGACACTCACAGATTCGGATCACCATCTCCTCGCGCTCTGGGCGGCAGCGTGTGCGGAGCACGTCCTTGACCTCTTCGAGTCGGAGCGGCCGCAAGATCCGCGGCCGCGTGAGGCGATCGAGAATGCCCGAGCGTGGGTGCGGGGCGAGGTCACGATGATGCAATCTCGCGCTGCGGGCGGTCACGCGATGGGGGCTGCTCGGGATCTGCGTGGACCTGCGCGACATGCCGCCTACGCTGCCGGCCAGGCCGGAGCCGTCCCGCACGTCGCCGCGCATGAACTCGGCGCTGCCGCCTACGCGATCAAGGCCGCCCGCGCTGCTGCGACGGAAGGTGGGGGTGTGGCTGCGGGGCGGCTCGAGTGCCAGTGGCAGCGCGAACAGCTCCCGGCGGCGATTCGCGAGCTGGTACTCGACGACCAGCGGCTGCGGAACGACATCTGCTGGTCGGTGTTCGACGGCTGA